A portion of the Desulfovibrio oxyclinae DSM 11498 genome contains these proteins:
- a CDS encoding molybdopterin-dependent oxidoreductase translates to MSMTKQGNSLSRRRFLQGTAAAGAAAMLPCSLLVPDEAMAEAFKAGEFATFRNACPRNCYDTCSIKTYVKDGVVQFIEGAQESTFTHGGLCVKGYSYPRKLYSPNRVKYPMVQDGRRSGKWRRISWDEAMDRIAGKILEIKEKDDSLLGLGLTKYSGHFGITNYVVEGMMSSLGYTTRFVGTPCWPAGIDAQNYDLGNMWCNDPEDMVKAKYIIVWGANPAWCSVHTMKYIMEAQRRGAKVVVIDPVFTQTAAKGDVFWQPETSSDGALALGMARHILDKDMVDRDFVNSHSIGFDDFAEYLRNNVTVEWAAEKSGIPADQIREVAEEFASADPATVWIGYGLQRHVNGGATVRSIDALVAMTGNVGKEGGGARYGHLQTWGFNYHAMIQSPPEGSKGFIGGAAKGEFDFTEGDAASYSNRTVNINKTAQEILDTNDPPVRMLWVSCKNPFAQDFDRPKLEKAFDKLEMVVSVEQFFTETVANSDIVLPVTTMFEEWTVNVSYWHYWLGINEQAVKPLYESKSNIEIAALLSRKMNELSPGSCTFPQEVDTREWMAKEFNKGIYDYFGINDWTDLKNGPVKAKLTSTAAWSDYKFGTPSGKYEFRSEQCAANGHKALPEYKESRKSYDEFRLLTPHTKFGIHSQFVNLDWMQEYYPEPFVYMHPDAAREKGIADLDMVRVFNKVGEQKVRVKLSTNVAKNCLMMYEAWFGKGTDFNVQNLVDDESADMGAFKAGAPGVAIHDQFANVEKA, encoded by the coding sequence ATGTCCATGACGAAACAAGGTAACAGTCTGAGCAGACGGCGTTTTCTGCAGGGGACGGCCGCCGCGGGTGCCGCGGCCATGCTTCCGTGCAGCCTGCTCGTCCCGGACGAGGCCATGGCGGAAGCGTTCAAGGCCGGCGAATTCGCCACGTTCCGCAACGCGTGTCCACGCAACTGCTACGACACGTGCAGCATCAAGACATACGTCAAGGACGGCGTGGTCCAGTTCATCGAGGGCGCGCAGGAGTCCACCTTCACCCACGGCGGGCTTTGCGTGAAGGGCTACTCGTATCCCAGAAAGCTCTACAGCCCCAACCGGGTCAAATACCCCATGGTGCAGGACGGCCGTCGCTCCGGCAAATGGCGCCGCATCTCGTGGGACGAGGCCATGGACCGCATCGCTGGCAAGATTCTCGAAATCAAGGAGAAGGACGACAGCCTGCTGGGCCTCGGCCTCACCAAATATTCAGGCCACTTCGGCATCACCAATTATGTGGTCGAGGGCATGATGTCCTCGCTGGGCTACACCACCCGCTTCGTGGGAACCCCGTGTTGGCCCGCAGGCATCGACGCCCAGAACTACGACCTTGGCAACATGTGGTGCAACGATCCCGAAGACATGGTCAAGGCCAAGTACATCATCGTCTGGGGCGCCAACCCGGCGTGGTGTTCCGTGCACACCATGAAATACATCATGGAAGCCCAACGGCGCGGCGCCAAGGTCGTGGTCATCGACCCGGTCTTCACCCAGACCGCAGCCAAGGGCGACGTGTTCTGGCAGCCGGAGACCTCCAGCGACGGCGCGCTCGCACTGGGCATGGCCCGCCACATCCTCGACAAGGACATGGTGGACCGCGACTTTGTGAACAGCCATTCCATCGGCTTCGATGATTTCGCCGAGTACCTGCGCAACAACGTCACGGTTGAATGGGCCGCCGAAAAGAGCGGCATTCCCGCAGATCAGATTCGCGAAGTGGCCGAAGAGTTCGCCTCCGCGGACCCCGCCACCGTGTGGATCGGCTACGGCCTGCAGCGTCACGTCAACGGCGGCGCCACGGTGCGCTCCATCGACGCCCTCGTGGCCATGACCGGCAACGTCGGCAAGGAAGGCGGCGGCGCGCGCTACGGCCATCTCCAGACGTGGGGATTCAACTACCACGCCATGATCCAGAGCCCGCCCGAAGGGTCCAAGGGGTTCATCGGCGGAGCAGCCAAGGGCGAGTTCGACTTCACGGAAGGCGACGCCGCCAGCTACAGCAATCGTACCGTCAACATCAACAAGACGGCGCAGGAGATTCTCGACACCAACGACCCGCCCGTAAGGATGCTCTGGGTATCCTGCAAGAACCCGTTTGCGCAGGACTTCGACCGGCCCAAGCTGGAAAAAGCCTTCGACAAACTGGAGATGGTGGTCTCGGTGGAGCAGTTCTTCACGGAGACGGTGGCCAACTCCGACATCGTCCTGCCGGTCACCACCATGTTCGAGGAATGGACCGTGAACGTGTCTTACTGGCACTACTGGCTCGGCATCAACGAGCAGGCCGTCAAGCCGCTGTACGAAAGCAAGTCCAACATTGAGATAGCCGCGCTTCTGTCCAGGAAGATGAACGAGCTGTCCCCCGGCTCCTGCACCTTCCCGCAGGAAGTGGACACGCGCGAGTGGATGGCCAAGGAATTCAACAAGGGCATCTACGACTACTTCGGCATCAACGACTGGACCGACCTGAAGAACGGCCCGGTCAAGGCCAAGCTGACTTCCACCGCCGCATGGAGCGACTACAAATTCGGCACACCCTCGGGCAAGTACGAATTCCGCTCCGAGCAGTGCGCCGCCAACGGGCACAAGGCGCTTCCGGAATACAAGGAAAGTCGCAAGAGCTACGACGAATTCCGGCTGCTCACGCCGCACACCAAGTTCGGCATCCACTCCCAGTTCGTCAACCTTGACTGGATGCAGGAGTACTACCCCGAGCCGTTCGTCTATATGCACCCCGACGCGGCCCGGGAAAAGGGCATCGCCGATCTGGACATGGTCCGCGTGTTCAACAAGGTGGGCGAGCAGAAGGTGCGGGTCAAGCTGTCCACCAACGTGGCGAAGAACTGCCTCATGATGTACGAGGCCTGGTTCGGCAAGGGCACCGACTTCAACGTCCAGAACCTCGTGGATGACGAATCGGCCGACATGGGCGCCTTCAAGGCCGGAGCCCCCGGCGTGGCCATCCATGACCAGTTCGCCAACGTGGAAAAGGCCTAA
- a CDS encoding ferritin-like domain-containing protein, with the protein MDKKERRKKVIEVLNKARSMELYAISQYMIQHYALDAMDYGELAKNMKLIAIDEMRHAEQLAERIKDLDGEPTTELADEVRKGQKVGEIFDFDAEVEDDTVDAYNQFLNTCREMGDSISAKLFETLIEEEQEHSDHFDNVGGHIKNLGDTYLSKVAGTSASTGGSTKGFTISADAE; encoded by the coding sequence ATGGACAAAAAGGAAAGGCGAAAGAAGGTAATCGAGGTGCTGAACAAGGCACGTTCCATGGAGCTGTACGCCATCTCGCAGTACATGATTCAACATTACGCGTTGGACGCCATGGATTACGGTGAGCTTGCCAAGAACATGAAGCTCATCGCCATTGATGAAATGCGCCATGCCGAACAACTGGCCGAGCGCATCAAGGACCTCGACGGCGAGCCCACCACCGAGCTGGCCGATGAAGTCCGCAAGGGACAGAAAGTGGGCGAAATCTTCGACTTCGACGCCGAGGTCGAGGACGATACCGTGGATGCCTACAACCAGTTCCTGAACACCTGCCGCGAAATGGGCGACAGCATCAGTGCCAAGCTCTTCGAGACCCTCATCGAGGAAGAGCAGGAGCACTCGGACCACTTCGACAACGTGGGCGGCCACATCAAGAACCTCGGTGACACCTACCTCTCCAAGGTGGCCGGGACTTCGGCATCCACCGGCGGGTCCACCAAGGGCTTCACCATTTCCGCCGACGCGGAATAG
- a CDS encoding HMA2 domain-containing protein gives MDFSTIAKLRKYLSIKHSLPGRIRIKFSLGIMKDKEALALAQSPPEMPDAVTETNLNLFSRTLLIEYDAEQVPPHLLEELITTDDDDRAAAIVKELHEILFG, from the coding sequence ATGGATTTTTCCACCATAGCAAAGTTGCGCAAATATCTATCCATCAAGCACAGCCTGCCGGGACGTATCCGGATCAAGTTCTCACTCGGCATCATGAAGGACAAGGAGGCACTTGCCTTGGCACAGTCGCCACCGGAAATGCCCGATGCTGTGACGGAGACCAACTTGAACCTCTTCTCGCGAACTCTGCTTATCGAATATGATGCCGAGCAGGTTCCACCTCATTTGCTCGAAGAGCTCATCACCACTGACGATGATGACCGGGCGGCGGCCATAGTCAAAGAGTTGCACGAGATCCTTTTCGGGTAA
- a CDS encoding TorD/DmsD family molecular chaperone, which produces MNNVSLVDMNLCHIPDHLGGLQSLRDFFAATNAGELLIASEGIARHFGVALRDDIDWVEVEYDFNRLFVGPAALPSPPYASAYGTEPTLMGAPALEARDLYRRMGLAVPDQGSVPDDHLAFELDAALGLAVLEASESERATDAATMRQWLVDRHMSGWVPKFIRAVRDQQDASAPVLTAVAMLEQWLDESRTQDHANQHMEPSSGEEDVHDETR; this is translated from the coding sequence ATGAACAATGTATCACTGGTAGACATGAACCTCTGTCACATACCCGATCATCTCGGCGGCCTTCAGTCGCTCAGGGATTTCTTCGCGGCCACCAACGCCGGGGAGTTGCTCATCGCTTCAGAAGGCATCGCCCGGCACTTCGGCGTCGCCCTTCGCGACGACATCGACTGGGTCGAGGTGGAGTACGACTTCAACCGCCTTTTTGTCGGTCCTGCCGCGCTGCCATCCCCGCCTTATGCGTCCGCGTACGGCACCGAGCCGACCCTCATGGGCGCTCCCGCGTTGGAGGCGCGCGACCTGTATCGCCGAATGGGACTGGCCGTGCCGGATCAGGGAAGCGTGCCGGACGATCACCTCGCTTTCGAGCTGGATGCGGCCCTCGGGCTGGCCGTTCTGGAAGCTTCGGAATCCGAACGCGCGACGGATGCCGCCACCATGCGGCAATGGCTCGTGGACCGGCACATGTCCGGCTGGGTACCCAAGTTCATCCGCGCCGTGAGGGATCAACAGGACGCGAGCGCGCCCGTGCTGACGGCCGTGGCCATGCTTGAACAGTGGCTGGACGAGTCGCGCACGCAGGATCATGCGAATCAACACATGGAACCATCATCAGGAGAGGAGGATGTCCATGACGAAACAAGGTAA
- a CDS encoding LuxR C-terminal-related transcriptional regulator, with protein sequence MHTTHTIRGHLPLLQKLQDHEELYFQRWSERMRSAGYLEHTTAKRVDCQQALYDFMTPLLAHAEAGMDDPGFSWLTSHEGQWAQPMVESARRHRMRGITADMFLGCFKTFIHALLDVIEAMPDFDKTEKALARRRIRLYGDALEVLFVKDWTQTLPDLTRQRLDETNRLLTLEKCRFENILNSSSDLILVMDSDGVVTETNAAVKEAVPMDGLLGSPVWKVLDLEAQSMDELLKYYPPGMSCEMSPFHDEQIYRMQVTPLSSVSLASDQYMIMLTNITAQASQREMLEKVVAEKTDALRQEKEQLEGMNVTLRNVLQNIEKDRNELFDDVSVKINSLVVPALERIETEDDPSIRKGYVTVVRDQLRRLAPGSGTADPQLLKLTHMETKVAQFIQSGYASKDIATSLNLSVETVQTHRKNIRGKLGLHGKRVSLYSHLKTVGLTG encoded by the coding sequence ATGCATACGACGCACACGATACGCGGTCACCTGCCCCTTCTCCAAAAACTTCAGGACCACGAGGAGCTGTACTTCCAGCGCTGGTCCGAGCGTATGCGCAGCGCCGGATATCTGGAACATACCACTGCCAAGCGCGTGGACTGCCAGCAGGCACTGTACGACTTCATGACGCCTTTGCTCGCCCATGCCGAAGCGGGAATGGACGATCCCGGTTTTTCGTGGCTCACCAGCCATGAAGGCCAGTGGGCGCAGCCAATGGTGGAGTCGGCCAGACGCCACCGCATGCGCGGCATCACTGCGGATATGTTTCTCGGTTGCTTCAAGACCTTTATCCACGCCCTCCTTGATGTCATCGAGGCCATGCCGGATTTCGACAAAACGGAAAAGGCGCTGGCGCGAAGACGAATCCGCCTCTACGGGGACGCGCTCGAAGTGCTCTTCGTCAAGGACTGGACGCAGACCCTGCCGGACCTCACCAGACAGCGCCTCGACGAGACCAACCGCCTGCTGACGCTTGAAAAATGTCGCTTTGAGAACATCCTCAATTCCAGCTCGGACCTCATCCTCGTGATGGATTCCGACGGTGTCGTCACCGAGACCAACGCCGCGGTCAAAGAGGCGGTGCCAATGGACGGCCTGCTCGGATCGCCCGTCTGGAAAGTGCTCGACCTTGAAGCCCAGTCCATGGACGAGCTGCTCAAGTACTACCCTCCCGGCATGTCCTGCGAGATGAGTCCGTTCCACGACGAGCAGATCTACCGAATGCAGGTCACCCCACTGAGCAGCGTAAGCCTTGCCAGCGACCAGTACATGATCATGCTGACCAACATCACGGCGCAGGCCAGCCAGCGCGAGATGCTGGAAAAGGTCGTAGCCGAGAAGACCGACGCCCTTCGTCAGGAAAAGGAACAACTCGAAGGCATGAACGTAACCCTGCGCAACGTCCTGCAGAATATTGAAAAGGACCGCAACGAACTGTTCGACGACGTCTCGGTGAAGATCAACAGCCTCGTGGTGCCCGCGCTGGAGCGCATCGAGACCGAGGACGACCCCTCCATACGCAAGGGCTACGTCACGGTCGTACGGGACCAGCTGCGCCGCCTCGCGCCGGGCAGCGGCACCGCGGACCCGCAACTGCTCAAGCTGACCCACATGGAAACCAAGGTAGCCCAGTTCATCCAGTCGGGCTACGCCTCCAAGGACATCGCCACCAGCCTGAACCTCTCGGTTGAGACCGTCCAGACGCACCGCAAGAACATCCGCGGCAAGCTCGGCCTGCATGGAAAACGCGTCAGTCTCTACAGCCACCTCAAGACCGTGGGCCTCACCGGCTGA
- a CDS encoding catalase, with protein sequence MANDETKYTTNDAGIPVSSDEHSLTVGPDGPILLQDHYLIEQMANFNRERIPERQPHAKGSGAFGHFEVTQDVSAYTKAALFQPGVKTDTLIRFSTVAGERGSPDTWRDPRGFALKFYTTEGNFDLVGNNTPVFFLRDPMKFQHFIRSQKRRADSGLRDHDMQWDFWTLSPESAHQVTWLMGDRGIPKTWRHMNGYSSHTYMWVNADGERFWVKYHFKTDQGIECLTQEEADRIAGEDADYHRRDLFNNIAEGNYPSWTLKVQIMPFKDAETYRFNPFDLTKVWPHGDYPVHEVGRLTLTRNPTDFHTEIEQAAFEPNSFVPGTGPSPDKMLLGRLFSYADAHRARLGVNYKQIPVNRPKSPVHSYSKDGAMRVENVSDPVYAPNSKGGPQADPQRYPEVATWNASGDFIRAAYTLRKDDDDFGQAGTLVREIMDDAQRDRLVSNVAGHLSKGVTEPVLERALEYWRNIDKETGDRIAKELGK encoded by the coding sequence ATGGCGAACGACGAAACCAAATACACGACAAATGATGCGGGCATTCCCGTTTCCAGCGACGAACATTCACTGACTGTCGGTCCGGACGGACCCATTCTGCTTCAGGACCATTATCTCATTGAGCAGATGGCCAACTTCAACCGCGAACGGATTCCCGAGAGGCAGCCGCACGCCAAGGGATCCGGCGCGTTCGGTCACTTCGAGGTGACACAGGACGTGAGCGCCTATACCAAGGCCGCGCTCTTCCAGCCCGGCGTGAAGACCGATACGCTCATCCGCTTCTCCACCGTTGCGGGCGAGCGGGGCAGCCCGGACACGTGGCGCGACCCTCGCGGATTTGCCCTGAAGTTTTACACCACCGAAGGCAACTTCGACCTTGTGGGCAACAACACGCCGGTCTTCTTCCTGCGTGATCCCATGAAATTCCAGCACTTCATTCGCTCCCAGAAGCGTCGGGCAGACAGTGGCCTACGCGACCACGACATGCAGTGGGATTTCTGGACCCTTTCGCCCGAGTCCGCGCATCAGGTGACATGGCTTATGGGTGACCGCGGCATTCCCAAGACGTGGCGCCATATGAACGGCTACTCCAGCCATACCTACATGTGGGTGAACGCGGATGGCGAGCGGTTTTGGGTCAAGTATCACTTCAAGACCGATCAGGGGATCGAGTGCCTCACGCAGGAAGAGGCGGACCGCATTGCGGGCGAGGATGCCGACTACCACCGCCGCGACCTGTTCAACAATATTGCGGAAGGCAACTATCCCAGCTGGACCCTGAAGGTGCAGATCATGCCCTTCAAGGACGCCGAGACCTACCGCTTCAATCCGTTCGACCTTACCAAGGTCTGGCCGCATGGGGACTACCCGGTGCATGAAGTCGGCAGACTGACCCTGACCCGCAATCCCACGGATTTCCATACCGAGATCGAACAGGCCGCGTTCGAACCCAACAGCTTTGTTCCCGGCACCGGCCCCAGCCCGGACAAAATGCTGCTCGGCCGCCTGTTCTCTTATGCCGACGCACACCGGGCAAGGCTCGGGGTCAACTACAAGCAGATTCCGGTCAACCGGCCCAAGAGCCCGGTACATAGCTACAGCAAGGACGGCGCCATGCGGGTCGAGAATGTCTCGGACCCGGTGTACGCGCCCAACTCAAAGGGCGGTCCCCAGGCTGATCCGCAGCGGTACCCCGAAGTGGCGACATGGAACGCCAGCGGTGACTTCATCCGCGCGGCCTACACCCTGCGCAAGGACGACGATGATTTCGGTCAGGCCGGGACTCTGGTGCGCGAGATCATGGACGATGCCCAGCGTGACCGTCTGGTCTCCAACGTGGCCGGACATCTCAGCAAGGGCGTTACCGAACCCGTGCTTGAACGCGCCCTCGAATACTGGCGCAACATCGACAAGGAAACCGGCGACCGCATCGCCAAGGAACTGGGTAAATAA
- a CDS encoding 4Fe-4S dicluster domain-containing protein yields MKKQYAFRVDAERCIGCFTCAMACKSYYQQVDGVIWRQVYPLDEEIYPHRERAFLSLACNHCEDPACLNVCPVVAYTKRDEDGVVVHHQEKCIGCGNCIRSCPYGVPKYNPVEKRAEKCSFCHERLDAGLEPACIMACPTEALQIVDLAKLEVTNEVQYPAGYPKMEKLNPSTRFILPKAPKMVRR; encoded by the coding sequence ATGAAAAAACAATATGCATTCCGCGTGGACGCCGAACGCTGCATCGGCTGCTTCACCTGCGCCATGGCCTGCAAGAGCTACTACCAGCAGGTGGACGGCGTCATATGGCGTCAGGTCTACCCTCTCGACGAAGAGATATATCCGCACCGTGAGCGGGCCTTCCTTTCGCTGGCCTGCAACCATTGCGAAGACCCTGCCTGCCTCAACGTCTGTCCCGTGGTGGCCTACACCAAGCGCGACGAGGACGGCGTGGTGGTTCACCATCAGGAAAAATGCATCGGCTGCGGCAACTGCATCCGGTCCTGTCCTTACGGCGTTCCCAAGTACAATCCCGTTGAAAAGCGGGCCGAGAAGTGCAGCTTCTGCCACGAACGGCTCGACGCGGGGCTGGAGCCGGCCTGCATCATGGCCTGCCCCACCGAGGCGCTGCAGATCGTGGACCTCGCCAAGCTGGAAGTGACCAATGAAGTGCAGTATCCGGCAGGATACCCGAAGATGGAGAAGCTCAATCCCTCCACGCGTTTCATCCTGCCCAAAGCCCCCAAGATGGTGAGGAGGTAA
- a CDS encoding dimethyl sulfoxide reductase anchor subunit family protein, which yields MQQSMELPLVLFTVLSQAAIGIAFMRAVRQPAGAEGGDARNEWRMVAGLMLVGLIASLFHLGHPTGAPTALKHLENAWLSREALSAGLFVGLAILAALASGKEGKPVFAWGGAVLGAVVILSTGMTYAPPAFPALNNALPTIFFLVSAVMLGSGFASWFATKSHQPLLARIFTSTLVVGLVIHLAAPCIWLSGSEVMRLTAQEWLGSGFYWSHIGIMAASALVIWKTRTIPVWLPVLVLLGELLGRAGFFADTVHTAANMGGLY from the coding sequence ATGCAGCAGTCAATGGAACTTCCGCTCGTATTGTTCACGGTACTCTCGCAGGCGGCCATCGGCATCGCCTTCATGCGCGCCGTCAGGCAACCCGCAGGGGCAGAGGGCGGCGACGCACGTAACGAATGGCGCATGGTCGCCGGGCTGATGCTCGTGGGCCTGATCGCGTCCCTCTTCCACCTCGGGCATCCCACAGGCGCGCCCACCGCGCTGAAACATCTGGAGAACGCGTGGCTCAGCCGCGAAGCCCTGTCCGCAGGACTCTTCGTGGGACTGGCCATACTGGCCGCGCTGGCCTCCGGCAAGGAAGGCAAGCCCGTGTTCGCATGGGGCGGCGCAGTCCTCGGCGCGGTGGTCATTCTGTCCACGGGCATGACGTACGCCCCCCCGGCGTTCCCAGCCCTGAACAACGCGCTGCCGACCATCTTCTTCCTCGTCTCGGCAGTCATGCTCGGATCGGGCTTCGCCAGCTGGTTCGCGACAAAGAGCCATCAGCCGCTGCTGGCCCGGATATTCACCTCGACCCTCGTGGTGGGACTGGTGATCCATCTGGCGGCCCCGTGCATCTGGCTCTCGGGCAGCGAGGTCATGCGCCTCACCGCGCAGGAATGGCTTGGCTCCGGCTTCTACTGGAGCCACATCGGCATCATGGCCGCCTCTGCGCTGGTGATCTGGAAGACCCGGACCATCCCGGTCTGGCTGCCGGTTCTCGTACTGCTAGGCGAGCTGCTCGGACGCGCAGGCTTCTTTGCGGACACTGTCCACACTGCCGCCAACATGGGCGGGCTCTACTAA
- a CDS encoding PAS domain-containing protein, translating into MHLEELIRITDKPLIVVDSAGVVTHINDRFTAAFGWRAEDLTGGGLNRIIPEKMRQAHQIAFSTYVETGNTNILDTPLNLAILHADGTIGDAEHVIFAGMIDGEPHLAATVDPL; encoded by the coding sequence ATGCATCTGGAAGAGTTGATCCGCATCACGGACAAGCCACTGATCGTTGTCGATTCCGCGGGAGTCGTCACGCATATCAACGACCGGTTCACCGCAGCATTCGGCTGGCGGGCAGAGGATTTGACAGGGGGTGGCCTCAACCGCATCATCCCCGAGAAAATGCGTCAGGCACACCAAATCGCCTTTTCCACATACGTCGAGACCGGCAATACGAACATTCTGGACACCCCGCTGAACCTGGCAATCCTTCACGCCGACGGTACCATCGGCGATGCCGAGCATGTGATCTTTGCCGGCATGATTGACGGGGAGCCACATCTGGCCGCAACCGTAGATCCCCTGTAG
- a CDS encoding linear amide C-N hydrolase, protein MLRGTQKSLCFILTTVTLLTAFNMSALACTGLQLIGDDGTVVRGRTMEWGEFDMHSELAVVPSGTRFVSKTPDGKKGFSWEGDYGFAGVEVLGRAVCDGMNEKGLSAGMFYHSGFADYGKYDPKDAGKSLSPDDVIHYILSECATLDDVRKAFDEVKVEPVEDKDFGKPVPMHLMVSDPDGKNIVIEFLGGSPVFYDNPVGVITNNPTFDWHLTNLRNYGFLSKQPFPTKQWGDLKITPLAAGSGFLGLPGDFTAPSRFVRAVVFSKTSRKTSGGLDTAQELFRILDNFNLGSEQAEGSVPDGEVAMPGATQWTVATDSKNMVLYYHTMYNRRLRKLDMKTIDFDKGAPRSVPLDAKRKQDINDVSDKLQ, encoded by the coding sequence ATGCTTCGAGGAACCCAAAAAAGCTTATGCTTCATCCTGACCACGGTAACCCTGCTGACCGCCTTCAACATGTCGGCCCTTGCCTGCACGGGCCTGCAACTCATTGGAGACGATGGCACCGTGGTACGGGGACGCACCATGGAATGGGGGGAATTCGACATGCATTCCGAACTGGCCGTGGTTCCGAGCGGGACACGGTTCGTTTCCAAAACTCCGGATGGGAAAAAGGGGTTCAGCTGGGAGGGAGACTACGGATTCGCCGGAGTCGAGGTTTTGGGCAGGGCCGTGTGCGACGGCATGAACGAAAAGGGGCTTTCCGCCGGCATGTTCTACCACTCGGGCTTTGCCGACTATGGAAAGTACGATCCCAAAGATGCCGGAAAATCGCTCTCGCCTGACGATGTCATTCACTACATCCTGTCTGAATGCGCCACCCTGGACGATGTCCGCAAGGCTTTTGACGAAGTGAAGGTCGAACCTGTCGAGGACAAGGACTTCGGCAAACCCGTCCCCATGCACCTCATGGTCAGCGACCCGGACGGCAAAAACATCGTGATCGAATTTCTGGGCGGAAGTCCCGTCTTCTACGACAACCCGGTCGGGGTGATCACCAACAACCCCACCTTCGACTGGCACCTCACCAATCTGCGAAATTACGGCTTTCTTTCCAAGCAGCCTTTTCCCACGAAGCAATGGGGCGATCTCAAGATAACGCCTCTGGCTGCCGGATCGGGATTCCTCGGCCTTCCCGGGGATTTTACCGCCCCCTCACGCTTTGTGCGCGCCGTGGTCTTCTCCAAGACTTCGCGAAAAACCAGCGGCGGCCTTGATACCGCGCAGGAGCTCTTCAGGATTCTGGACAATTTCAACCTCGGTTCGGAGCAGGCTGAAGGCTCTGTTCCCGATGGCGAGGTCGCCATGCCCGGCGCCACCCAGTGGACGGTGGCAACAGACAGTAAAAACATGGTCTTGTACTACCATACCATGTACAACCGCCGCTTGCGGAAGCTGGACATGAAGACCATCGATTTCGACAAGGGCGCTCCCCGCTCTGTCCCGCTGGACGCCAAACGCAAACAGGACATCAATGACGTCTCTGACAAGTTGCAGTAA